GTGACGCCCATGAGCCCGGTGTGCGTCATGGCCCAGGCGAGCAGGTGCCACGGGTGCGAGCGCCAGCCGGTGCCCTGCCGGGGCATGATGCCGAAGGAGCCGATGAGGATGGCGCCGGTGACGCGCTCGGGATGCGCGAGCACGTGCCCGAGGGTCATGCCGCCGCCCATCGACAGGCCGCCGACGGCGTAGCGCTCGAGCTGCATCGCCTGCGCGAAGGTCTCGACGTAGGCGACGAGGTTGGCGTGCGTCGCGGGCCACGGGGCACGCGCGCTCTTGCCGTAGCCCGGCGCGTCGGGAGCGATCACGCGATGCCCGGCGGCGGCCAGCCGCGCGCCGAGGTCGCCCCACGACAGCCACGCGCTGTCGAGCCCACCGCCGTGGAGGAGGAGGACGTCGGATGCGCCGGCCGGTGCCGCCGGTCGCCATTCGAGGTAGGAGACCGGCCCCGACGGCAGCTCGATCGTGTGTCGCGCTGCGTCCATGGCGGGCCTCCCGGGTAGTGACCGAATGTTTGCAAGTGGTCACAAACTATCAAGTCGACCCGCTGTGGACAACTTCCGCGGACCCTGTGCCCCTTGGGCTTCACTGATCCCTATGCGCCAGGCCGTCGCCGAGATCACCGCGAACGTGCGGGCGAAGGTGCGCCGCGACGGCGTCGACCTCGCCGGCTCGGGCGATCTGGCGGAGCGCTACGTGCGCGACGCCGTGCGCGCCTACGCCGAGCGTTCGCTCGGCGGCAGTCTGCCGATGCTCGCCGACGAGCGGCAGGCGGAGCGCGACGTGCTCGCAGCGGTCTCCGGCTACGGGCCGCTGCAGCCCTACCTCGATGATCCCGAGATCGAGGAGCTCTGGGTCAACCAGGGCTCGCGCGTGTTCTGCGCCCGCGGCGGGGTCAGCGAGCAGCTCCCGCTGCGGCTGACCGAGACCGAGGTGCGCGATCTGGTCGAGCGGATGCTCTCTACCACCGGCCGCAGAGTCGATCTCAGCACGCCGTTCGTCGACGCCTCGCTGCCCGACGGCGCGCGCCTCCATGTGGCGAGCGGCGAGGTGGCGCGCGGAGCGATGAGCCTCAACATCCGCAAGTTCTCGCGCAGGCTGTCGTCGCTGACGGCGCTCGTCGAGCGGGGCGCGCTCAGCCAGGATGCCGCGGTCTTCCTGCGGCAGGCGGTCATCGCTGGCTGCAACATCCTGGTCTCCGGTCCGACGCACGCAGGCAAGACGACGCTGCTCAACGCGCTGCTCGCCGCGGTGCGGCCTGGCGAGCGCATCGTCACCGTCGAGGAGACCTTCGAGCTCGACCCGCCCGTCGATGACATCGTCGCGCTCCAGTGCCGGCAGCCGTCGCTCGAGGGCACGGGTGAGATCTCGCTGCGCCGACTGGTGAAGGAGTCGCTGCGCATGCGACCCGACCGGCTGGTCGTCGGCGAGGTGCGCGAGGCCGAGGCGCTCGACCTGCTCGTCGCTCTCAACTGCGGCGTCAGCGGCATGTGCTCGATCCACGCGAACTCCGCGCGCGATGCCCTCAGCAAGCTCACGACGCTGCCGCTGCTGGCAGGCCGGAACATCGACTCCGGCTTCGTCGTGCCCGCCGTCGCACAGTGCATCGACCTGGTCGTGCACCTGGCGATCGATGCGCGCGGCAATCGCCAGGTCGTCGAGATCCTCGCGCCCACCGGCCAGTCGACCGGTGGCGTGCTCGAAGCATCCACGCTGTTCGCGACGCGCGGCGGGCTGCTCGAGCCGACCGGCTCCCACCCGGCGCGCACGGCCAAGTTCACCGCCGTCGGCATCGACCCGACCGCGCTGCTCGCGAGGGGCAGCGCATGACGTGGCTGCTGGGATCCGTGCTCGGGCTCGGCATCGTGCTGGCGATCAGCCCGTGGCTGTGGCCGCGCACGGCGCGCTCCGACGAGCCGCGCCCGCGGGCCCGGCTGCTCGATCGGCTCACGCAGGCGGGGCTCGTGGGCCTCCCGCCGCTCGCGCTCGCCGCGATCTCGCTGGTCGTCGGCGTGCTCGCGGCGGGGATCGCGCTCGCCTTCGCGCCCGTCGTGGCCGTCGCTGCCGCCGTGTTCGTCGCGGGAGCAGCCGCCCCGCTGCTGGCGGTGCGCTGGCGGGCCAAGCGCCGCCGTCGTGCGCAGGCCGCCGTCTGGCCCGACGTCGTCGACCACCTGGTCTCGGC
The window above is part of the Agrococcus sp. ARC_14 genome. Proteins encoded here:
- a CDS encoding alpha/beta hydrolase encodes the protein MDAARHTIELPSGPVSYLEWRPAAPAGASDVLLLHGGGLDSAWLSWGDLGARLAAAGHRVIAPDAPGYGKSARAPWPATHANLVAYVETFAQAMQLERYAVGGLSMGGGMTLGHVLAHPERVTGAILIGSFGIMPRQGTGWRSHPWHLLAWAMTHTGLMGVTMRAYAGRPQALARSLRGIIRDERQITPALVDAVAAEAASGSGLTAFDQWQRDQIRFGRVRDDYSDRLHAFPRPALVVHGERDSGVPVALARQAAARMPDARYVEAPDAGHWTQRDAPDLVTSAITDFLDALAAREPED
- a CDS encoding ATPase, T2SS/T4P/T4SS family — protein: MRQAVAEITANVRAKVRRDGVDLAGSGDLAERYVRDAVRAYAERSLGGSLPMLADERQAERDVLAAVSGYGPLQPYLDDPEIEELWVNQGSRVFCARGGVSEQLPLRLTETEVRDLVERMLSTTGRRVDLSTPFVDASLPDGARLHVASGEVARGAMSLNIRKFSRRLSSLTALVERGALSQDAAVFLRQAVIAGCNILVSGPTHAGKTTLLNALLAAVRPGERIVTVEETFELDPPVDDIVALQCRQPSLEGTGEISLRRLVKESLRMRPDRLVVGEVREAEALDLLVALNCGVSGMCSIHANSARDALSKLTTLPLLAGRNIDSGFVVPAVAQCIDLVVHLAIDARGNRQVVEILAPTGQSTGGVLEASTLFATRGGLLEPTGSHPARTAKFTAVGIDPTALLARGSA